From the Streptomyces nigrescens genome, one window contains:
- the dnaN gene encoding DNA polymerase III subunit beta, translated as MKIRVERDVLAEAVAWAAKSLPARPPVPVLAGLLLKTEDGTLSLSGFDYEVSARVSVDAEVEEEGTVLVSGRLLADICRALPNRPVEISTDGVRVTVVCGSSRFTLHTLPVEEYPSLPTMPTATGTVPGEVFAAAAAQVAIAAGRDDTLPVLTGVRIEIEGDTVTLASTDRYRFAVREFLWKPESPDASAVALVPAKTLLDTAKSLSSGDTVTLALSGSGQGEGLIGFEGAGRRTTTRLLEGDLPKYRTLFPTEFNSVAVIETAPFVEAVKRVALVAERNTPVRLSFEQGVLILEAGSSDDAQAVERVDADLDGDDISIAFNPGFLLEGLSAIDSPVAQLSFTTSTKPALLSGRPAKDAEADDAYKYLIMPVRLSG; from the coding sequence GTGAAGATCCGGGTGGAGCGCGATGTACTCGCGGAGGCAGTGGCCTGGGCGGCCAAGAGCCTCCCGGCCCGTCCGCCGGTGCCCGTCCTCGCGGGCCTGCTGCTGAAGACGGAGGACGGCACGCTGAGCCTCTCCGGCTTCGACTACGAGGTCTCCGCGCGGGTCTCGGTGGACGCTGAGGTGGAAGAGGAGGGCACCGTCCTCGTCTCCGGCCGGCTGCTCGCCGACATCTGCCGTGCGCTCCCCAACCGCCCGGTGGAGATTTCCACCGACGGTGTACGGGTCACCGTCGTCTGCGGCTCCTCGCGATTCACCCTCCACACCCTTCCTGTGGAGGAGTACCCGTCCCTGCCGACGATGCCCACCGCCACCGGCACCGTCCCCGGTGAGGTCTTCGCCGCGGCCGCCGCCCAGGTCGCCATCGCCGCCGGCCGTGACGACACCCTTCCGGTGCTCACCGGCGTACGGATCGAGATCGAGGGCGACACGGTCACCCTCGCCTCCACCGACCGCTACCGCTTCGCGGTGCGCGAGTTCCTGTGGAAGCCGGAGAGCCCGGACGCCTCCGCGGTCGCGCTGGTCCCCGCCAAGACGCTGCTGGACACCGCCAAGTCCCTCAGCAGCGGCGACACCGTCACGCTGGCGCTGTCCGGCTCCGGCCAGGGCGAGGGTCTGATCGGTTTCGAGGGTGCCGGACGCCGGACGACGACCCGTCTGCTGGAAGGCGACCTGCCGAAGTACCGCACGCTCTTCCCGACCGAGTTCAATTCGGTCGCCGTGATCGAGACCGCCCCGTTCGTCGAGGCCGTCAAGCGTGTGGCGCTGGTGGCCGAGCGGAACACCCCGGTCCGGCTGAGCTTCGAGCAGGGCGTGCTGATCCTGGAGGCCGGCTCCAGCGACGATGCACAGGCTGTGGAGAGGGTCGACGCCGATCTGGACGGCGACGACATCTCGATCGCCTTCAACCCCGGCTTCCTGCTGGAGGGCCTGTCGGCCATCGACTCCCCCGTGGCGCAGCTGTCCTTCACGACCTCGACGAAGCCGGCGCTGCTGAGCGGCCGGCCGGCCAAGGACGCCGAGGCGGACGACGCGTACAAGTACCTGATCATGCCGGTGCGGCTGTCGGGCTGA
- the gnd gene encoding phosphogluconate dehydrogenase (NAD(+)-dependent, decarboxylating), producing MELGLVGLGKMGGNMRERIRRAGHTVVGYDRNPDLADVNSLQGLVEKLKGPRVVWVMVPAGAATQSTIDELAELLSPGDIVVDGGNSRWTDDEKHAEELKAKGIGFVDCGVSGGVWGLENGYALMYGGDKDDVAKVQPIFDALKPEGEFGAVHAGKVGAGHFAKMVHNGIEYAMMQAFAEGWELLEKVDSVTDVREIFRSWQEGTVIRSWLLDLAVNALDDDEHLEKLRGFAADSGEGRWTVEAAIDNAVPLPAITASLFARFGSRQDDSPQMKMIAALRNQFGGHAVEGKK from the coding sequence ATGGAGCTCGGTCTCGTCGGTCTCGGCAAGATGGGCGGCAATATGCGCGAGCGCATTCGCCGCGCCGGCCACACCGTCGTCGGATACGACCGCAACCCGGACCTGGCGGATGTGAACAGCCTCCAGGGGCTTGTGGAGAAGCTCAAGGGGCCGCGGGTGGTCTGGGTCATGGTGCCGGCCGGTGCCGCCACCCAGTCCACGATCGACGAGCTGGCCGAGCTGCTCTCGCCGGGCGACATCGTCGTGGACGGTGGCAACTCCCGCTGGACCGACGACGAGAAGCACGCCGAGGAGCTGAAGGCCAAGGGCATCGGCTTCGTCGACTGCGGTGTCTCCGGCGGCGTCTGGGGCCTGGAGAACGGCTATGCGCTGATGTACGGCGGCGACAAGGACGATGTCGCCAAGGTGCAGCCGATCTTCGACGCGCTCAAGCCCGAGGGCGAGTTCGGCGCGGTGCACGCCGGCAAGGTCGGCGCCGGCCACTTCGCGAAGATGGTCCACAACGGCATCGAGTACGCGATGATGCAGGCCTTCGCCGAGGGCTGGGAGCTGCTGGAGAAGGTCGACTCCGTCACCGACGTGCGGGAGATCTTCCGTTCCTGGCAGGAGGGCACGGTCATCCGCTCCTGGCTGCTGGACCTGGCCGTCAACGCGCTCGACGACGACGAGCACCTGGAGAAGCTGCGCGGCTTCGCCGCCGACTCCGGCGAGGGCCGCTGGACGGTCGAGGCCGCCATCGACAACGCCGTGCCGCTGCCCGCGATCACGGCTTCGCTCTTCGCGCGGTTCGGGTCCCGTCAGGACGACTCCCCGCAGATGAAGATGATCGCCGCGCTGCGCAACCAGTTCGGTGGCCACGCGGTCGAGGGCAAGAAGTAG
- the recF gene encoding DNA replication/repair protein RecF (All proteins in this family for which functions are known are DNA-binding proteins that assist the filamentation of RecA onto DNA for the initiation of recombination or recombinational repair.): MHVTHLSLADFRSYARVEVPLDPGVTAFVGPNGQGKTNLVEAVGYLATLGSHRVSSDAPLVRMGAERAVVRAAVVQGERQQLIELELNPGKANRARINRSSQVRPRDVLGIVRTVLFAPEDLALVKGDPGERRRFLDELITARSPRMAGVRSDYDRVLKQRNTLLKTAALARRHGGRQMDLSTLDVWDQHLARAGAELLAQRLDLIAALQPLADKAYEQLAPGGGPLALEYRGSAGEAMAEATTREELYGVLLAALGEARKGEIERGVTLVGPHRDDLVLKLGQLPAKGYASHGESWSYALALRLASYDLLRAEGNEPVLVLDDVFAELDARRRERLAELVAPGEQVLVTAAVDDDVPGVLAGTRFAVSGGAVEKVTP, translated from the coding sequence ATGCACGTCACGCATCTGTCCCTCGCCGACTTCCGCTCGTACGCCCGGGTCGAGGTTCCGCTCGATCCGGGCGTCACGGCTTTCGTGGGCCCCAACGGCCAGGGCAAGACCAATCTGGTCGAGGCGGTCGGCTATCTCGCCACGCTCGGCAGCCACCGGGTCTCCTCGGACGCCCCGCTGGTGCGGATGGGCGCCGAGCGGGCGGTCGTCCGGGCCGCGGTCGTCCAGGGCGAGCGGCAGCAGCTGATCGAGCTGGAGCTCAACCCGGGCAAGGCCAACCGCGCCAGGATCAACAGGTCTTCGCAGGTCAGGCCGCGGGACGTGCTGGGGATCGTCCGGACGGTGCTGTTCGCGCCGGAGGATCTGGCGCTGGTCAAGGGCGATCCGGGGGAGCGCCGGCGGTTCCTGGACGAGCTGATCACCGCGCGGTCGCCGCGGATGGCCGGGGTGCGCTCGGACTACGACCGGGTCCTCAAGCAGCGCAACACCCTGTTGAAAACCGCCGCGTTGGCGCGGCGGCACGGCGGCCGGCAGATGGACCTGTCCACTCTCGATGTCTGGGACCAGCATCTGGCCCGCGCGGGCGCCGAGCTGCTGGCGCAGCGGCTCGATCTGATCGCCGCGCTGCAGCCGCTCGCGGACAAGGCCTATGAACAGCTGGCGCCGGGCGGCGGGCCGCTGGCGCTGGAGTACCGCGGTTCGGCGGGCGAGGCGATGGCCGAGGCCACCACCCGCGAGGAGCTGTACGGCGTGCTGCTGGCGGCGCTCGGCGAGGCCCGTAAGGGAGAGATCGAGCGCGGGGTGACGCTGGTCGGCCCGCACCGCGACGATCTGGTGCTCAAGCTGGGGCAGCTCCCGGCGAAGGGCTACGCCAGCCACGGCGAGTCCTGGTCGTATGCGCTGGCGCTGCGGCTGGCCTCGTACGACCTGCTGCGCGCCGAGGGCAATGAGCCGGTGCTCGTCCTGGACGACGTCTTCGCCGAGCTGGACGCGCGGCGCCGCGAGCGGCTGGCGGAGCTGGTGGCCCCGGGTGAGCAGGTGCTGGTGACGGCCGCGGTGGACGACGATGTGCCGGGTGTCCTGGCCGGGACGCGCTTCGCGGTGTCCGGCGGCGCCGTGGAGAAGGTGACCCCGTGA
- a CDS encoding DUF721 domain-containing protein, with protein sequence MSEEQPERPRPPELSGVDLARQALVAAKEQARARGAAAQQKKQARRGGLRSGARADGRDPLPLGAAINRLITERGWETPAAVGGVMGRWPQLVGPEVAQHCEPQKYDEDARVLTVQCDSTAWATQLRLLAPTLVARLNEDLGHGTVKVIKVLGPGGPARRYGSLRAPGSKGPGDTYG encoded by the coding sequence GTGAGCGAGGAGCAGCCCGAACGGCCCCGGCCGCCGGAGCTCTCCGGGGTGGATCTGGCCCGCCAGGCGCTGGTGGCCGCAAAGGAGCAGGCGCGGGCGCGGGGCGCGGCCGCGCAGCAGAAGAAGCAGGCCAGGCGCGGGGGACTGCGCTCGGGGGCGCGGGCGGACGGCCGCGATCCGCTGCCGCTCGGTGCGGCGATCAACCGGCTGATCACGGAGCGCGGCTGGGAGACCCCGGCGGCGGTCGGCGGGGTGATGGGGCGCTGGCCGCAGCTGGTCGGGCCCGAGGTGGCACAGCACTGTGAGCCGCAGAAGTACGACGAGGACGCCCGGGTGCTGACCGTGCAGTGCGATTCGACGGCATGGGCGACGCAGCTGCGGCTGCTGGCCCCGACGCTGGTGGCCCGCCTCAACGAGGACCTGGGGCACGGCACCGTAAAGGTGATCAAGGTGCTGGGCCCCGGCGGTCCCGCCCGGCGCTACGGATCGCTGCGCGCACCGGGCAGCAAGGGCCCCGGCGACACCTACGGCTGA
- the gyrB gene encoding DNA topoisomerase (ATP-hydrolyzing) subunit B: MADSGDLNENNTASTEEGVPAGAMGDSAVEKSYDASAITVLEGLDAVRKRPGMYIGSTGERGLHHLVQEVVDNSVDEALAGHADTITVTLLADGGVRVVDNGRGIPVGIVPSENKPAVEVVMTVLHAGGKFGGGGYAVSGGLHGVGVSVVNALSQRVAVEVRTDGYRWTQEYKLGVPTAPLAKNEATDETGTTVTFWADPDIFETTTYSFETLSRRFQEMAFLNKGLTIALTDERPDHVDEDGKPLSVRYHYEGGIVDFVTYLNSRKGELVHPTVISVEAEDKERMLSIDLAMQWNTQYSEGVYSFANIIHTHEGGTHEEGFRAALTGLINRYAREKKLLREKDDNLTGEDIREGLTAIISVKLAEPQFEGQTKTKLGNTEVKTFVQKVVHEHLNDWLDRNPNEAADIIRKGIQAATARVAARKARDLTRRKGLLETASLPGKLSDCQSNDPEKCEIFIVEGDSAGGSAKSGRNPEYQAILPIRGKILNVEKARVDKILQNNEVQALISAFGTGVHEDFDIEKLRYHKIILMADADVDGQHINTLLLTFLFRFMRPLVEAGHVYLSRPPLYKIKWGRDDFEYAYSDPERDALIELGKQNGKRIREDSIQRFKGLGEMNAEELRITTMDTDHRVLGQVSLDDAARADDLFSVLMGEDVEARRSFIQRNAKDVRFLDI, from the coding sequence GTGGCCGACTCCGGCGACCTCAACGAGAACAACACGGCTTCTACTGAAGAGGGGGTTCCTGCCGGCGCCATGGGCGACTCCGCGGTGGAGAAGTCGTATGACGCCAGTGCGATCACCGTCCTCGAAGGCTTGGACGCGGTCCGCAAGCGCCCTGGCATGTACATCGGCTCGACGGGCGAGCGTGGTCTGCATCACCTCGTGCAAGAGGTCGTCGACAACTCCGTCGACGAGGCGCTGGCGGGCCACGCGGACACCATCACGGTGACCCTCCTGGCCGACGGCGGCGTCCGCGTCGTCGACAACGGCCGCGGTATCCCGGTCGGCATCGTGCCGTCGGAGAACAAGCCGGCCGTCGAGGTCGTGATGACGGTGCTGCACGCCGGCGGTAAGTTCGGCGGCGGTGGCTACGCGGTCTCCGGTGGTCTGCACGGCGTGGGTGTCTCCGTCGTGAACGCGCTGTCGCAGCGGGTGGCGGTCGAGGTCCGCACGGACGGCTACCGCTGGACGCAGGAGTACAAGCTCGGTGTGCCGACCGCGCCGCTCGCCAAGAACGAGGCGACGGACGAGACCGGCACGACCGTGACGTTCTGGGCCGACCCCGACATCTTCGAGACCACCACGTACAGCTTCGAGACGCTGTCGCGGCGCTTCCAGGAGATGGCGTTCCTCAACAAGGGTCTGACGATCGCGCTGACCGACGAGCGCCCGGACCACGTGGACGAGGACGGCAAGCCGCTCTCGGTGCGGTACCACTACGAGGGCGGCATCGTCGACTTCGTGACGTACCTCAACTCGCGCAAGGGCGAGCTGGTGCACCCGACGGTGATCTCGGTCGAGGCCGAGGACAAGGAGCGGATGCTCTCCATCGACCTCGCGATGCAGTGGAACACCCAGTACAGCGAGGGTGTCTACAGCTTCGCGAACATCATCCACACCCATGAGGGCGGTACCCACGAGGAGGGCTTCCGCGCCGCGCTGACCGGCCTGATCAACCGCTACGCGCGCGAGAAGAAGCTGCTGCGCGAGAAGGACGACAACCTCACGGGTGAGGACATCCGCGAGGGTCTGACGGCGATCATCTCGGTCAAGCTCGCCGAGCCGCAGTTCGAGGGTCAGACCAAGACCAAGCTGGGCAACACCGAGGTGAAGACCTTCGTCCAGAAGGTTGTCCACGAGCACCTCAACGACTGGCTGGACCGCAACCCCAACGAGGCCGCGGACATCATCCGCAAGGGCATCCAGGCGGCCACCGCGCGCGTGGCGGCCCGTAAGGCGCGCGATCTGACCCGCCGCAAGGGCCTGTTGGAGACCGCGTCGCTGCCCGGCAAGCTGAGCGACTGCCAGTCCAACGACCCCGAGAAGTGCGAGATCTTCATCGTCGAGGGTGACTCCGCCGGCGGCTCGGCCAAGTCCGGCCGTAACCCGGAGTACCAGGCGATCCTGCCGATCCGGGGAAAGATCCTCAACGTCGAGAAGGCCCGGGTCGACAAGATCCTGCAGAACAACGAGGTCCAGGCGCTGATCTCGGCCTTCGGCACGGGCGTGCACGAGGACTTCGACATCGAGAAGCTCCGCTATCACAAGATCATCCTGATGGCGGACGCCGACGTCGACGGTCAGCACATCAACACCCTGCTGCTCACCTTCCTCTTCCGCTTCATGCGGCCGCTGGTCGAGGCCGGGCACGTCTACCTCTCCCGCCCGCCGCTGTACAAGATCAAGTGGGGCCGGGACGACTTCGAGTACGCCTACTCCGACCCGGAGCGGGACGCGCTGATCGAGCTCGGCAAGCAGAACGGCAAGCGGATCCGCGAGGACTCGATCCAGCGGTTCAAGGGTCTCGGTGAGATGAACGCCGAGGAGCTGCGCATCACGACCATGGACACCGACCACCGTGTCCTGGGCCAGGTCTCCCTGGACGACGCGGCCCGCGCGGACGACCTGTTCTCCGTGCTGATGGGCGAGGACGTCGAGGCGCGCCGCTCGTTCATCCAGCGCAACGCCAAGGACGTCCGCTTCCTCGACATCTGA
- the gyrA gene encoding DNA gyrase subunit A: MADENPPVTPDGVTAEGAPAAIEGVGMRVEPVGLETEMQRSYLDYAMSVIVSRALPDVRDGLKPVHRRVLYAMYDGGYRPEKGFYKCARVVGDVMGTYHPHGDSSIYDALVRLAQPWSMRMPLVDSNGNFGSPGNDPAAAMRYTECKMKSLSMEMLRDIDEETVDFQDNYDGRNQEPTVLPARFPNLLINGSAGIAVGMATNIPPHNLREVAAGAQWALEHPEASHEELLDALIERIKGPDFPTGALVVGRKGIEEAYRTGRGSITMRAVVAVEEIQNRQCLVVTELPYQVNPDNLAQKIADLVKDGKIGGIADVRDETSSRTGQRLVIVLKRDAVAKVVLNNLYKHTDLQTNFGANMLALVDGVPRTLSLDAFIRNWVTHQVEVIVRRTKFRLRKAEERAHILRGLLKALDAIDEVIALIRRSETVDVAREGLMGLLTIDEIQANAILEMQLRRLAALERQKITAEHDELQRKINEYNAILASPERQRQIISEELAAIVEKFGDDRRSKLVPFEGDMSIEDLIAEEDIVVTITRGGYVKRTKTDDYRSQKRGGKGVRGTKLKEDDIVDHFFVSTTHHWLLFFTNKGRVYRAKAYELPDAGRDARGQHVANLLAFQPDEQIAQILAIRDYEAMPYLVLATKAGLVKKTPLKDYDSPRSGGVIAINLREQEDGTDDELIGAELVSEHDDLLLISKKAQSIRFTATDEALRPMGRATSGVKGMSFREGDELLSMNVVRANTFVFTATDGGYAKRTAVDEYRVQGRGGLGIKAAKIVEDRGSLVGALVVEETDEILAVTLGGGVIRTRVNEVRETGRDTMGVQLINLGKRDAVVGIAWNAEAGREAEEVDGGDEPDETEAAEGTEPAETEGEQPAE, translated from the coding sequence ATGGCCGACGAGAACCCCCCTGTGACCCCGGACGGCGTGACCGCCGAGGGCGCGCCCGCCGCCATCGAAGGCGTGGGGATGCGTGTCGAGCCCGTCGGGCTCGAGACGGAGATGCAGCGCTCCTACCTCGACTACGCGATGTCCGTCATCGTCTCGCGTGCGCTGCCGGACGTCCGGGACGGCCTCAAGCCCGTCCACCGCCGCGTCCTGTACGCCATGTACGACGGCGGGTACCGCCCCGAGAAGGGCTTCTACAAGTGCGCCCGCGTCGTCGGCGACGTCATGGGTACGTACCACCCGCACGGCGACTCCTCCATCTACGACGCCCTGGTGCGCCTGGCGCAGCCGTGGTCGATGCGGATGCCGCTGGTCGACTCCAACGGCAACTTCGGCTCCCCGGGCAACGACCCGGCCGCCGCCATGCGGTACACCGAGTGCAAGATGAAGTCGCTGTCCATGGAGATGCTCCGGGACATCGACGAGGAGACCGTCGACTTCCAGGACAACTACGACGGCCGTAACCAGGAGCCGACGGTCCTGCCGGCGCGCTTCCCCAACCTGCTGATCAACGGGTCGGCCGGTATCGCGGTCGGTATGGCCACCAACATCCCGCCGCACAACCTCCGCGAGGTCGCGGCCGGTGCCCAGTGGGCGCTGGAGCACCCGGAGGCCTCCCACGAGGAGCTGCTGGACGCGCTCATCGAGCGGATCAAGGGCCCGGACTTCCCCACCGGCGCGCTGGTGGTGGGCCGCAAGGGCATCGAGGAGGCCTACCGCACCGGCCGTGGCTCGATCACGATGCGTGCGGTGGTGGCGGTCGAGGAGATCCAGAACCGCCAGTGCCTGGTGGTCACCGAGCTGCCCTACCAGGTCAACCCGGACAACCTCGCGCAGAAGATCGCCGACCTGGTGAAGGACGGCAAGATCGGCGGGATCGCGGACGTCCGCGACGAGACCTCCTCGCGTACGGGCCAGCGTCTGGTCATCGTGCTCAAGCGGGACGCGGTCGCCAAGGTCGTCCTCAACAACCTCTACAAGCACACCGATCTGCAGACCAACTTCGGCGCGAACATGCTGGCGCTGGTCGACGGGGTGCCGCGCACGCTCTCGCTGGACGCCTTCATCCGCAACTGGGTGACGCACCAGGTCGAGGTCATCGTCCGCCGGACGAAGTTCCGGCTGCGCAAGGCCGAGGAGCGGGCGCACATCCTGCGCGGTCTGCTCAAGGCGCTGGACGCCATCGACGAGGTCATCGCGCTGATCCGGCGCAGTGAGACGGTCGATGTGGCGCGCGAGGGCCTGATGGGCCTGCTGACGATCGACGAGATCCAGGCGAACGCGATCCTGGAGATGCAGCTGCGCCGGCTGGCCGCCCTGGAGCGCCAGAAGATCACCGCCGAGCACGACGAGCTGCAGCGCAAGATCAACGAGTACAACGCGATCCTGGCCTCCCCGGAGCGGCAGCGCCAGATCATCAGCGAGGAACTCGCCGCGATCGTCGAGAAGTTCGGCGACGACCGGCGCAGCAAGCTGGTGCCCTTCGAGGGCGACATGTCCATCGAGGACCTGATCGCCGAGGAGGACATCGTCGTCACGATCACCCGTGGCGGCTATGTGAAGCGGACGAAGACCGACGACTACCGCTCGCAGAAGCGCGGCGGCAAGGGCGTCCGGGGCACCAAGCTCAAGGAAGACGACATCGTCGACCACTTCTTCGTCTCCACGACCCACCACTGGCTGCTGTTCTTCACGAACAAGGGCCGGGTCTACCGCGCCAAGGCGTACGAACTCCCCGACGCGGGACGGGACGCGCGGGGTCAGCATGTGGCCAATCTCCTCGCCTTCCAGCCGGACGAGCAGATCGCGCAGATCCTGGCGATCCGCGACTACGAGGCCATGCCGTATCTGGTGCTCGCCACCAAGGCCGGCCTGGTGAAGAAGACGCCGCTCAAGGACTATGACTCGCCGCGTTCCGGCGGTGTCATCGCGATCAACCTGCGCGAGCAGGAGGACGGCACGGACGACGAGCTGATCGGCGCCGAGCTGGTGTCGGAGCACGACGATCTGCTGCTGATCAGCAAGAAGGCCCAGTCGATCCGGTTCACGGCGACGGACGAGGCGCTGCGCCCGATGGGCCGGGCCACGTCCGGTGTGAAGGGCATGAGCTTCCGCGAGGGCGACGAGCTGCTCTCGATGAACGTGGTCCGCGCCAACACCTTCGTGTTCACCGCGACGGACGGCGGGTACGCGAAGCGCACCGCGGTCGACGAGTACCGCGTCCAGGGCCGCGGCGGTCTGGGCATCAAGGCCGCCAAGATCGTCGAGGACCGGGGTTCGCTGGTCGGCGCGCTGGTCGTCGAGGAGACGGATGAGATCCTCGCGGTGACGCTCGGGGGTGGCGTGATCCGTACGCGGGTCAACGAGGTGCGCGAGACGGGCCGTGACACCATGGGCGTCCAACTGATCAACCTGGGCAAGCGTGATGCCGTCGTCGGCATCGCATGGAACGCCGAGGCCGGCCGTGAAGCCGAAGAGGTCGACGGGGGCGACGAGCCCGACGAGACCGAGGCGGCGGAGGGGACCGAGCCCGCGGAGACCGAGGGCGAGCAGCCCGCGGAGTAA
- a CDS encoding DUF3566 domain-containing protein codes for MSGATGAAAGGSGAEKDSPSGPATVTEDSARGSAVSDTGPRDEGSHQGGPVTETRQPQPQPRPEPQAKAGSGAQQPYQPPQAYPTEDEETGGQAVRRPRTGARTAPRTRKARLRVARADPWSVMKVSFLLSIALGICTVVAVAVLWMVMNAMGVFSTVGATISEATGSSEGGGFDLQSFLSLPRALLFTSIIAVIDVVLATALATLGAFIYNLSAGFVGGVELTLAEDE; via the coding sequence GTGAGTGGAGCCACGGGCGCTGCGGCGGGTGGATCGGGAGCCGAGAAGGACTCCCCGTCCGGACCCGCGACCGTGACGGAGGACAGCGCCCGTGGCTCCGCCGTTTCCGACACCGGCCCCCGGGACGAGGGCTCGCATCAAGGGGGACCCGTGACCGAAACCCGACAGCCGCAGCCACAGCCCCGGCCGGAACCCCAGGCGAAGGCCGGGAGCGGCGCACAGCAGCCGTATCAGCCGCCTCAGGCGTATCCCACCGAGGACGAGGAGACCGGCGGGCAGGCGGTGCGCAGGCCCCGTACGGGCGCCCGTACGGCCCCGCGGACCCGCAAGGCCCGGCTGCGGGTGGCCCGCGCCGATCCGTGGTCGGTGATGAAGGTCAGCTTCCTGCTCTCCATCGCGCTGGGCATCTGCACGGTCGTGGCCGTCGCGGTGCTGTGGATGGTCATGAACGCGATGGGTGTCTTCTCCACGGTCGGCGCGACGATCAGCGAGGCCACCGGCTCCAGTGAAGGCGGCGGCTTCGATCTCCAGTCGTTCCTGTCGCTGCCGCGGGCGCTGCTGTTCACGTCGATCATCGCGGTGATCGACGTGGTGCTGGCGACGGCCCTGGCCACGCTCGGTGCCTTCATCTACAACCTGTCGGCCGGGTTCGTCGGAGGCGTGGAGCTCACCCTCGCCGAGGACGAGTGA
- a CDS encoding DLW-39 family protein, with amino-acid sequence MKKLLLVALAAIGGLLVYRQIQADRAEQDLWTEATDSVPAGSGV; translated from the coding sequence GTGAAGAAGCTTCTCCTGGTCGCACTGGCCGCCATCGGCGGGCTCCTCGTGTACCGCCAGATCCAGGCGGATCGCGCCGAGCAGGATCTGTGGACGGAGGCGACCGACTCCGTGCCCGCAGGTTCGGGTGTCTGA